One region of Parerythrobacter jejuensis genomic DNA includes:
- a CDS encoding queuosine precursor transporter codes for MTDTSTETRTTTVSEAAKAMPRGLFVFMLLYGGMTVLAGVLAFKQVQLPPTDLAVEAGIFAFLILVVISSTVSQLYGQKVATSIVWWGFVPLGLSAVLMQLVLALPASTEMIEFRPDDLAAFEQVHRTTWRVWLAGPAAYITSLLLNIWIFAKLAGSGEGGTVGIMVRGAIASALSQAVDSVIFITLAFYGEFDITNLMIGQVIAKVVLSIVLVPFLITGGVALARWLDAKGN; via the coding sequence ATGACCGACACATCGACCGAAACCCGCACAACCACCGTTTCAGAGGCTGCAAAGGCCATGCCGCGCGGCTTGTTCGTCTTCATGTTGCTTTATGGCGGGATGACGGTCCTGGCCGGGGTCCTGGCCTTCAAGCAGGTGCAATTGCCGCCGACCGATCTCGCCGTCGAGGCCGGTATCTTCGCCTTCCTGATCCTCGTCGTGATCAGCAGCACGGTTTCACAGCTCTACGGCCAGAAAGTCGCCACCAGCATTGTGTGGTGGGGCTTTGTGCCGCTCGGGCTCTCGGCGGTATTGATGCAGCTGGTCCTCGCGCTGCCCGCATCGACCGAAATGATCGAATTCCGGCCCGACGATCTGGCCGCATTCGAGCAAGTCCACCGGACCACCTGGCGCGTATGGTTGGCCGGTCCCGCCGCCTACATCACCTCGTTGCTGCTCAATATCTGGATCTTTGCCAAGCTGGCGGGCAGTGGCGAAGGCGGAACCGTCGGCATCATGGTGCGCGGCGCAATTGCTTCGGCGCTGAGTCAGGCAGTCGACTCGGTGATCTTCATCACGTTGGCGTTCTATGGCGAATTCGACATCACCAACCTGATGATCGGCCAGGTGATCGCCAAGGTGGTGCTATCCATCGTGCTGGTGCCGTTCCTGATCACGGGCGGTGTGGCGCTTGCCCGCTGGCTCGATGCCAAGGGCAACTGA
- a CDS encoding TonB family protein, which yields MAKGQNFSSTRRRPSVPVIVLIALLHVALFYGLMRALAPDITAQVQDSVVSAFTVTVTTPEEDLPEAPPEPDEGAQGDPGRDAVPQPTTAPVPPVPVRQDRPMPRASSTGTETQSGATESGDGTGAAGSGLGTGAGRGGGGQGGIAATKPVLIRSITDASAFPIPPGGREARIGKSVIVRLMVSAQGRVSACSIHQPSPFPATDAKVCELALDQVRFEPARDRDGNPVAAPFYYRQRFFN from the coding sequence ATGGCCAAGGGACAAAATTTCTCGTCAACGCGGCGCCGCCCGAGCGTGCCCGTAATCGTCCTGATCGCGCTGCTGCATGTGGCCTTGTTCTATGGGCTGATGCGGGCACTGGCGCCGGATATCACGGCGCAGGTGCAAGACAGTGTCGTGTCTGCCTTCACGGTCACCGTCACAACGCCCGAAGAAGATCTGCCCGAAGCGCCGCCCGAACCGGACGAAGGGGCACAGGGTGACCCGGGGCGCGATGCCGTACCCCAGCCGACCACTGCGCCGGTACCTCCCGTGCCCGTCAGGCAGGATCGCCCGATGCCGCGCGCAAGTTCGACCGGCACCGAGACGCAGTCAGGTGCGACCGAAAGCGGTGATGGCACCGGCGCGGCCGGATCCGGTCTGGGAACGGGGGCGGGGCGCGGCGGCGGCGGACAAGGCGGCATTGCCGCGACCAAGCCGGTATTGATCCGTTCCATAACCGATGCCAGCGCGTTTCCGATTCCGCCCGGCGGGCGCGAGGCCCGGATCGGCAAGTCGGTAATTGTGCGGCTGATGGTCTCGGCCCAGGGGCGGGTCAGTGCGTGCAGTATCCACCAGCCCAGCCCGTTTCCGGCTACCGATGCGAAGGTGTGCGAACTGGCGCTGGATCAGGTCCGGTTCGAACCGGCGCGCGATCGCGATGGCAATCCCGTTGCCGCTCCGTTCTATTATCGGCAACGTTTCTTCAATTGA
- a CDS encoding isopenicillin N synthase family dioxygenase — translation MSDIASVSLERPLAEIADELGHSFSEFGFGVIRDHGIPQDLIDRADALSKAFFALPEAAKLAYKLEGSGGARGYTSFGTEKAKDAEVHDLKEFWHVGRDLPEGHALAEFMAPNIWPGEVAGFEETFEDLYAAFENAGRRVLRAIALHLGLEEDYFDATIEDGNSVMRLLHYPPLGDDAPEGAIRAAAHGDINTITLLLGAEEAGLELLTKQGDWLPIDATPGALVVNIGDMLERLTNGKLRSTTHRVVNPRGDAAKRSRYSMPFFLHFRPDFIIDPLPSCAESETGNVPEPAISSHDFLLQRLREINLA, via the coding sequence ATGTCTGATATTGCATCCGTATCGCTCGAGCGTCCGCTCGCGGAGATTGCCGACGAGCTCGGCCACAGCTTTTCCGAATTCGGCTTTGGCGTCATCCGCGACCACGGCATTCCGCAGGATCTGATTGATCGTGCCGATGCCCTGTCAAAGGCCTTCTTCGCGCTGCCCGAGGCGGCCAAGCTTGCCTACAAGCTGGAAGGCAGCGGCGGTGCGCGCGGGTATACATCGTTCGGGACGGAGAAAGCCAAGGACGCCGAGGTCCATGACCTGAAGGAGTTCTGGCATGTCGGGCGTGACTTGCCCGAGGGGCACGCATTGGCCGAATTCATGGCGCCCAATATCTGGCCCGGCGAAGTCGCAGGTTTCGAAGAGACTTTCGAAGATTTGTATGCCGCGTTCGAGAATGCCGGCCGGCGCGTATTGCGCGCGATTGCCCTGCATCTGGGTCTCGAAGAAGACTATTTCGACGCAACCATCGAAGATGGTAATTCGGTGATGCGCCTGCTGCATTATCCGCCTTTGGGCGATGACGCCCCCGAAGGCGCGATCCGCGCTGCAGCGCATGGCGATATCAACACGATTACATTGCTGCTGGGCGCCGAGGAAGCCGGGCTCGAGCTGCTCACCAAACAGGGTGACTGGTTGCCGATTGACGCAACGCCCGGCGCCCTGGTGGTCAATATCGGTGACATGCTGGAACGTTTGACCAACGGGAAGCTGCGCTCGACCACCCACCGCGTCGTCAATCCGCGCGGGGATGCGGCCAAACGCTCGCGCTATTCGATGCCGTTCTTCCTGCACTTCCGGCCCGATTTCATCATCGATCCGCTGCCGTCCTGTGCCGAGTCCGAGACAGGCAATGTGCCGGAACCGGCGATCTCCTCGCACGACTTCCTGTTGCAGCGCCTGCGCGAGATAAATCTGGCCTGA
- a CDS encoding polyhydroxyalkanoic acid system family protein codes for MRVPIPHELPKEEVRRRLRERAHEMADHIPGPMAEVITDWPSDDQMHMTIRAMGQDLVGTVDIEDSRLLVEVTLPPMLSFMEGTISGAMKEQGQKLLAKD; via the coding sequence ATGCGGGTCCCCATTCCGCACGAGCTGCCCAAGGAAGAAGTACGCCGGCGCCTGCGTGAGCGCGCGCATGAAATGGCGGATCATATTCCCGGCCCGATGGCCGAAGTCATCACGGATTGGCCGAGTGATGACCAGATGCACATGACCATCCGGGCGATGGGACAGGATCTGGTCGGCACCGTCGATATCGAAGACAGCCGGTTACTGGTCGAAGTGACCCTGCCCCCGATGCTGTCCTTTATGGAAGGGACAATTTCGGGCGCGATGAAGGAACAGGGCCAGAAACTGCTGGCGAAAGACTAG
- a CDS encoding NupC/NupG family nucleoside CNT transporter produces the protein MPPFVMSLIGILAILGIAFLFSTGKKRIKLRVVGAAFALQALMALLVLRTPWGVQAIEFLSNGVIALLDYSKVGITSVFGPMESNPFANTFVIAALPVIVFFAAIVSILYHWGIMQRLVRWVGGAIGWITGISKVEALGSAANIFVGQSESPLVVRPYLAALTPSRLFTLMSVGMAGVAGTILAAYASFIGSEAVPFLLAAAFMSAPGGILMAKIIMPDDDSELARDAALLAGVDPDPDVKLPDARISAEGPAALTESGKPHEVEVAETFEEGHRPANVIEAAAQGTQTGVKLAVAVGAMVMVFVALVALANGILGGIGGWVGYPDISFQQLLGFVFAPVMFLIGIPDWNQAQVAGGLFGTKIVLNEFVAFIDLGAMQAGELTERSRAIVTFALCGFANFSSIAIQMAVTGGLAPNQRPVIAKLGLRALVAGSLANLMSAALAGLFLPY, from the coding sequence ATGCCGCCCTTCGTCATGAGCCTTATCGGCATCCTTGCTATTCTGGGAATCGCTTTCCTGTTTTCGACCGGGAAGAAGCGGATCAAACTGCGCGTTGTCGGGGCGGCCTTTGCCTTGCAAGCGTTGATGGCTCTGCTGGTTCTGCGCACGCCATGGGGTGTGCAAGCGATCGAGTTCCTCTCCAACGGGGTGATCGCGCTGCTCGATTATTCCAAGGTTGGCATCACTAGCGTGTTCGGACCGATGGAGAGCAATCCTTTCGCAAACACTTTCGTGATTGCAGCCCTCCCCGTCATCGTGTTCTTTGCCGCAATCGTCTCAATACTTTACCATTGGGGCATCATGCAGCGGCTGGTGCGCTGGGTTGGCGGTGCTATCGGCTGGATCACCGGCATCAGCAAGGTCGAGGCGCTGGGCAGCGCAGCCAACATTTTCGTCGGTCAATCGGAAAGCCCGCTGGTGGTGCGCCCCTATCTCGCCGCGCTGACGCCTAGCCGCCTTTTCACCCTGATGAGCGTGGGCATGGCCGGTGTCGCGGGTACGATCCTCGCGGCCTATGCCAGCTTCATCGGCTCCGAGGCCGTGCCGTTTCTGCTGGCGGCAGCCTTCATGTCCGCCCCGGGCGGTATCCTGATGGCGAAGATCATCATGCCGGATGACGATAGCGAGCTTGCCCGCGATGCGGCGTTACTGGCCGGTGTCGATCCTGATCCCGACGTGAAACTGCCCGATGCGCGGATCAGCGCCGAGGGCCCGGCCGCGTTGACTGAAAGCGGTAAGCCGCATGAAGTCGAAGTCGCCGAGACCTTCGAGGAAGGGCATCGCCCTGCCAATGTGATCGAAGCGGCTGCCCAAGGCACCCAGACCGGCGTCAAACTGGCAGTAGCTGTGGGTGCCATGGTGATGGTGTTTGTGGCGCTGGTCGCGCTTGCCAACGGTATCCTGGGCGGGATTGGCGGCTGGGTCGGTTATCCCGATATCAGTTTCCAGCAATTGCTTGGCTTTGTGTTCGCGCCGGTCATGTTCCTGATCGGCATTCCCGACTGGAATCAGGCGCAAGTCGCCGGCGGCTTGTTCGGGACCAAGATCGTGCTCAACGAATTTGTCGCCTTCATCGATCTCGGCGCCATGCAGGCGGGCGAACTAACCGAGCGGAGTCGCGCGATCGTGACCTTTGCCCTGTGCGGCTTTGCCAATTTCAGTTCGATCGCGATCCAGATGGCGGTGACTGGCGGCCTTGCGCCCAACCAGCGCCCGGTTATCGCAAAACTGGGTCTGCGTGCTCTCGTTGCTGGCTCTTTGGCCAATTTGATGAGCGCAGCCCTAGCGGGACTGTTCCTGCCATACTAA
- a CDS encoding TonB-dependent receptor: protein MKLKYLLAASVAGLTTAVVLPAPVAAQSITSGVEGTVTDDSGTPLAGATVVVTDTRTGQSRTLTTGADGAFRADSLVPGGPYTVTATAGGYEGQSVEDQFINISGNTSYEFQLTSGAASGDNLIVVTAERVSATQLAVGPGAAFGVETLESFPSITRDVRDIIRLDPRVSLERSNEVDRISCLGGNDRSNTFTVDGIVQADVFGLNGTPFAARNSLPLPFDVIRETSVEFAPFDVEYSDFTGCLVNVVTKSGTNKFSGSAFITYFDEGLYANSIDGRPLNAGSEKRWGATLGGPIVPDRLFFYLGYEETDLGDGNNFGPAGGGFTNEADFVTQAQFDQFANIASTVYGQDIGGYPTSLAESAVRYFGRIDAYITDGQRLEATYQRLEETNIEADTGGQNLTGFNSFEDEGTVSDIYSLRLYSDWNDSISTEIRLSRAEVADVQGPVGFGEAQSDNPTIRLAVLTPPVPGQTTQNGILSTGPGIFRSANALNTTTDQARFQMNIDAGSGHFIKIGAEVNRADVFNLFAINATGTIFFNSLADFAEGLVAPGFFSSVFAGADDLAGGALGGATINVTPTGDINEASATFRRTIYSVYAQDEWQATPQLNVSAGLRVQWYDGSAPRHNPQFESRYGFTNANPFSRIDPVILPRLSATYDFDNEGFFRNSRVSGGLGVFSGGDPIVYFSNAFSNNGFSTGGGDTFDCAAAQLPIDPVTGQIDVVTGGTFTGIPACAIAAGSASAAAGLSDTQSTDPNFKNPTVMRANISFSTEFGAETGFFSNWRLNLDYIYSRFNNTINFVDLSQIPDPSRGLNGFTVDGRPIYRPIDPNNAGCNATLQGTGGTPPTFTNVTPACFGTRRDDEIQLTNGPDTESHIASILLAKNFSSGLITDGGSVNLRFGYAYTDSNDARNNGSSTATSSFDVTAAFDRQAPAVSTSGFQTKHNFTAAVNFREEFFGDYGTQLGVFFRARSGRPYSLTFDGGGVFNDSSSGNDNALLYVPTGIGDANVSPLSDPAAVQAVVDYVNASGCSFTAGQTIRRNTCENDWHYDLDLRISQELPFLGSLTGLVNDRVELFADFDNFLNFVDSGANILRSRGGFAGLVDVADGGVDAQGRYIISGFNPDDQNNISISSSAWRIQIGARYEF from the coding sequence ATGAAGCTCAAATATCTCCTCGCCGCGAGTGTTGCCGGCCTGACCACTGCTGTGGTCCTGCCTGCTCCGGTCGCTGCACAGTCCATCACTTCGGGTGTCGAAGGCACCGTTACCGACGACAGCGGCACACCGCTCGCTGGCGCAACCGTGGTCGTCACCGACACGCGTACCGGCCAGTCGCGCACGCTGACGACCGGCGCCGACGGCGCTTTCCGCGCCGACTCGCTCGTCCCGGGTGGCCCCTACACTGTCACGGCCACTGCCGGCGGTTACGAAGGCCAATCGGTTGAAGACCAGTTCATCAACATTTCGGGCAACACCTCTTACGAATTCCAGCTGACTTCGGGTGCCGCATCGGGCGACAACCTGATCGTTGTGACCGCAGAGCGTGTCAGCGCGACGCAGCTCGCCGTTGGTCCGGGTGCAGCATTCGGCGTTGAAACGCTGGAAAGCTTCCCGTCGATCACGCGTGACGTTCGCGATATCATCCGTCTCGATCCGCGTGTCAGCCTCGAGCGTTCGAACGAAGTCGATCGTATCTCGTGCCTTGGCGGTAACGACCGTTCGAACACCTTCACGGTTGACGGTATCGTCCAGGCCGACGTGTTCGGCCTCAACGGCACGCCGTTTGCAGCGCGTAACTCGCTGCCGCTTCCGTTCGACGTGATCCGCGAAACCTCGGTTGAATTCGCACCATTCGATGTCGAATATTCCGACTTCACCGGCTGTCTCGTCAACGTCGTGACCAAGTCGGGTACGAACAAGTTCAGCGGTTCTGCCTTCATCACCTATTTCGACGAAGGCCTTTACGCCAACAGCATTGACGGTCGTCCGCTCAATGCCGGCAGCGAAAAGCGCTGGGGCGCGACCCTTGGTGGCCCGATCGTTCCTGATCGCCTGTTCTTCTACCTCGGCTACGAAGAGACCGATCTCGGCGACGGCAACAATTTCGGCCCGGCCGGCGGCGGCTTCACCAACGAAGCCGACTTTGTCACCCAGGCCCAGTTCGACCAGTTCGCGAATATCGCCAGCACGGTCTACGGCCAGGACATTGGCGGCTACCCGACCAGCCTTGCTGAATCGGCAGTCCGCTATTTCGGCCGGATCGATGCCTACATCACAGATGGCCAGCGTCTTGAGGCTACCTATCAGCGTCTGGAAGAAACCAACATCGAAGCTGACACGGGTGGCCAGAACCTGACCGGTTTCAACTCGTTCGAAGATGAAGGCACCGTGTCTGACATCTACTCGCTGCGTCTGTATTCGGACTGGAACGATTCGATCAGCACCGAAATCCGCCTCAGCCGTGCTGAAGTGGCTGACGTGCAGGGCCCTGTCGGCTTTGGCGAAGCGCAGTCGGACAATCCGACTATCCGTCTCGCCGTGCTGACCCCGCCGGTTCCGGGCCAGACGACCCAGAACGGCATCCTCAGCACGGGCCCGGGCATCTTCCGCTCGGCCAACGCGCTGAACACGACGACCGACCAGGCCCGGTTCCAGATGAACATTGATGCCGGCTCCGGCCACTTCATCAAGATCGGTGCGGAAGTGAATCGTGCTGACGTGTTCAACCTGTTCGCGATCAACGCAACCGGTACGATCTTCTTCAACAGCCTTGCTGATTTCGCCGAGGGCCTTGTTGCTCCTGGCTTCTTCTCGAGCGTGTTCGCGGGCGCGGATGATCTTGCAGGCGGTGCCCTTGGTGGTGCGACCATCAACGTCACTCCTACCGGTGACATCAACGAAGCATCGGCTACGTTCCGCCGCACGATCTACTCGGTCTATGCGCAGGACGAATGGCAAGCCACGCCGCAGCTGAACGTTTCGGCTGGTCTCCGTGTCCAGTGGTATGATGGCTCGGCTCCGCGTCACAACCCGCAGTTCGAAAGCCGTTATGGCTTCACCAACGCCAACCCGTTCAGCCGTATCGATCCGGTCATCCTGCCGCGTCTTTCGGCTACGTATGATTTCGACAATGAAGGCTTCTTCCGCAACTCGCGTGTTTCGGGCGGCCTGGGCGTGTTCAGTGGTGGCGACCCGATCGTCTACTTCTCGAACGCGTTCTCGAACAACGGTTTCTCGACCGGTGGGGGCGACACTTTCGATTGTGCCGCAGCCCAACTGCCGATCGATCCGGTTACCGGCCAGATCGATGTCGTAACCGGCGGTACCTTCACCGGTATCCCGGCCTGCGCGATCGCTGCCGGTTCGGCTTCGGCTGCTGCGGGTCTTTCCGACACGCAGTCGACCGATCCGAATTTCAAGAACCCGACCGTGATGCGTGCCAACATCAGCTTCAGCACCGAATTCGGCGCTGAAACCGGCTTCTTCAGCAACTGGCGCCTGAACCTCGATTACATCTACTCGCGGTTCAACAACACGATCAACTTCGTCGATCTGTCGCAGATCCCTGACCCAAGCCGTGGCCTCAACGGCTTCACGGTCGACGGTCGTCCGATCTATCGTCCGATCGATCCGAACAATGCCGGTTGTAATGCAACCTTGCAGGGTACGGGTGGTACGCCGCCGACATTCACCAATGTCACACCGGCTTGCTTCGGTACGCGTCGTGATGACGAGATCCAGCTGACCAATGGCCCGGATACGGAAAGCCACATCGCTTCGATCTTGCTCGCCAAGAACTTCAGCAGTGGCCTGATCACCGATGGCGGCAGCGTGAACCTGCGCTTCGGCTATGCCTACACCGATTCGAACGATGCCCGTAACAACGGTTCTTCGACTGCAACCTCGTCGTTCGACGTGACCGCAGCCTTTGACCGTCAGGCACCGGCCGTTTCGACTTCGGGCTTCCAGACGAAGCACAACTTCACTGCAGCTGTGAATTTCCGCGAGGAATTCTTCGGTGACTACGGCACCCAGTTGGGCGTGTTCTTCCGTGCACGTTCGGGCCGTCCGTACAGCCTGACCTTCGACGGCGGCGGCGTGTTCAACGACAGTTCGTCGGGTAATGACAACGCATTGCTGTATGTCCCGACCGGCATTGGGGACGCGAATGTCTCGCCATTGTCCGATCCGGCTGCGGTTCAGGCCGTTGTCGACTATGTCAACGCGTCGGGTTGCTCATTCACTGCTGGCCAGACGATCCGTCGCAACACCTGCGAGAACGACTGGCACTATGATCTCGACCTGCGCATCAGCCAGGAACTGCCGTTCCTCGGTAGCCTGACTGGTCTGGTCAACGATCGTGTCGAGCTGTTCGCGGACTTCGACAACTTCCTGAACTTCGTCGACAGCGGCGCCAACATCCTGCGTTCGCGCGGCGGCTTTGCCGGCCTCGTCGATGTGGCTGACGGCGGTGTCGATGCCCAGGGTCGTTACATCATCTCGGGCTTCAACCCGGATGACCAGAACAACATCAGCATCTCCAGCTCGGCGTGGCGGATCCAGATCGGCGCTCGTTACGAGTTCTGA
- a CDS encoding fatty acyl-AMP ligase: MTDQSLTPTPNDCPLPRRRSDFSTFNEAIDYAARSAKGMNFHDMRGTLERAYTYAEMRDDALAMARRMVASGIGKGDRIALIAETVPEFTALFCACTYVGAWPVPLPLPTTFGGKDSYIDQLGIQLSSSDPKMLLYPPEIAEMAEVAVAKQGCEGSDWASFAEREAPDCVLPEIGPDDICYLQYSSGSTRFPTGVAVTHRALLHNLYGHATTMNIGEGDRGVSWLPFYHDMGLVGCFLSMVGNQVSADYLKTEHFARRPLAWLDLISRNDGNSMSYSPTFGYDICARRISSQSHVADRFDLSRWRLAGNGADMIRPDVMQNFVNAFADAGFKASAFTPSYGLAEATLAVTVMPPGEGIKVELVEEERLSGTRRDLSRPARYRAIVNCGKPLPDMDVEIRGENDDIRGDHQIGKVWCRGPSVMHSYFRNQEATEECLVDGWLDTGDMGYMADGYLFIVGRAKDMIIINGKNHWPQDIEWAVEQLPGFNHGDIAAFALEDDHGEEAPAVLVHCRVSDPEERAKLHSTIKEKVQAVTGMSCVVELVPPRSLPRTSSGKLSRAKAKKLYLAGEIQPLDLAA; this comes from the coding sequence ATGACAGATCAATCGCTGACACCAACGCCGAACGATTGCCCCTTGCCGCGTCGTAGATCGGATTTTTCGACTTTTAACGAGGCGATCGACTACGCCGCGCGCAGCGCCAAGGGCATGAATTTTCATGATATGCGTGGCACGCTGGAGCGGGCGTATACGTATGCCGAGATGCGCGACGATGCGCTGGCCATGGCACGCCGGATGGTCGCCTCCGGCATCGGGAAAGGTGATCGGATTGCCCTGATCGCCGAAACCGTTCCGGAATTCACCGCCTTGTTCTGCGCCTGCACTTATGTTGGCGCGTGGCCTGTGCCGCTGCCCCTGCCGACGACTTTCGGCGGTAAGGACAGCTATATCGACCAGTTGGGAATTCAGCTTTCAAGCAGCGACCCCAAGATGCTGCTCTATCCGCCCGAGATCGCCGAAATGGCCGAAGTCGCCGTTGCCAAGCAAGGGTGCGAAGGGAGCGACTGGGCCAGTTTTGCCGAGCGTGAGGCACCCGATTGCGTGCTGCCTGAAATCGGGCCCGACGATATTTGCTATTTGCAATATTCGAGCGGATCGACCCGTTTCCCGACCGGCGTCGCGGTGACTCACAGGGCGCTGCTGCACAATCTTTACGGCCATGCCACGACCATGAACATTGGCGAAGGTGACCGCGGGGTTAGCTGGCTGCCCTTCTATCACGATATGGGTCTGGTCGGCTGCTTCCTGTCGATGGTCGGCAACCAGGTCAGCGCGGACTACCTCAAGACCGAACATTTTGCCCGTCGTCCGCTGGCATGGCTCGATCTGATCAGCCGCAATGACGGCAATTCGATGAGCTATTCGCCCACTTTCGGTTACGACATTTGCGCGCGCCGTATTTCCAGCCAGAGCCATGTTGCCGACCGTTTCGACCTGTCGCGCTGGCGTCTGGCGGGCAACGGGGCCGATATGATCCGCCCCGATGTCATGCAGAACTTCGTCAATGCCTTTGCTGATGCCGGGTTCAAGGCCAGTGCCTTTACCCCAAGCTATGGCCTGGCCGAGGCGACACTGGCTGTCACGGTGATGCCCCCTGGCGAAGGGATCAAGGTCGAGCTGGTCGAGGAAGAGCGCCTGTCCGGCACCCGCCGCGACCTGTCGCGCCCGGCCCGCTATCGCGCCATCGTCAATTGCGGCAAGCCGCTGCCGGATATGGATGTCGAAATCCGGGGCGAGAACGACGATATCCGGGGCGACCACCAGATCGGCAAGGTCTGGTGCCGCGGCCCCAGCGTGATGCATTCCTATTTCCGCAACCAGGAAGCGACCGAAGAATGCCTCGTCGATGGCTGGCTCGATACCGGCGATATGGGCTATATGGCCGACGGATATCTGTTCATTGTCGGCCGCGCCAAGGACATGATCATCATCAATGGCAAGAACCATTGGCCACAAGATATCGAATGGGCGGTGGAACAGCTTCCCGGATTCAATCATGGCGATATCGCAGCCTTCGCGCTGGAAGACGATCACGGCGAGGAGGCACCGGCGGTGTTGGTCCATTGCCGGGTTTCCGACCCGGAAGAACGCGCCAAGCTGCACAGCACAATCAAGGAAAAAGTCCAGGCTGTGACCGGCATGAGCTGCGTGGTCGAACTGGTTCCCCCGCGTAGTTTGCCACGCACCAGCTCGGGCAAATTGAGCCGCGCGAAGGCGAAAAAGCTCTATCTGGCGGGTGAAATCCAGCCGCTCGATCTGGCAGCCTGA
- a CDS encoding regulatory protein RecX: MKDLALSYVARFATSSGKLETYLKRKLRERGWEGEGEPDIRTLVSRYVELGYVDDEAYARARSGDLMRRGYGPRRVNQALTQAGIDEAVRTDVEAGEGAAREAALQMARKRRFGPYAPNRATGPVDRAVREKQLAAMIRAGHGFGHARAVLDAQNEEEAEEWVREAFD; the protein is encoded by the coding sequence ATGAAGGATCTCGCGCTGTCTTACGTGGCCCGCTTTGCGACCAGTTCTGGCAAGCTCGAAACCTATCTCAAGCGCAAGCTGCGCGAGCGTGGATGGGAAGGAGAAGGGGAACCGGATATCCGCACTCTGGTGAGCCGCTATGTCGAGCTCGGCTATGTCGATGACGAAGCCTATGCCCGGGCCCGGTCGGGGGATTTGATGCGGCGCGGCTATGGCCCGAGGCGGGTTAATCAGGCTTTGACACAGGCCGGTATCGACGAAGCTGTGCGCACGGATGTCGAGGCCGGCGAGGGCGCCGCCCGCGAAGCGGCCCTGCAAATGGCACGCAAACGGCGCTTTGGCCCCTATGCGCCCAATCGCGCGACCGGTCCGGTAGATCGGGCTGTCCGTGAAAAGCAGCTTGCAGCGATGATTCGCGCAGGCCATGGTTTTGGCCACGCGCGTGCCGTGCTGGACGCGCAAAACGAAGAAGAGGCCGAAGAATGGGTACGCGAAGCCTTCGATTGA
- a CDS encoding toxic anion resistance protein — translation MASNETQTATATDFDLTPPDPVPQVAPEKAAGLVPVTDEQKSKLATKVDGFVTDLIAIDANSPEFGQKVDQITNMGRKEIMAAASHSNRFLDRPVRAMDQDEGVGANLAELRTVVEELDPSRRGNLTGPRKLLGIIPFGSKIKSYFRSYQSAQTHIQQILGKLSNGKDELLMDNAAIDVERTKLWEAMGNLEQMIHISQTLDERLEEKANELDATDPAKAKAVRETALFYVRQRTQDLLTQMAVSVQGYLALDLVKKNNVELVKGVDRASTTTVGALRTAVTVSEAMTNQRLVLQQITALNETTAGIIDGTSTMLREQTGKIHEQAASSTIPLETLQRAFQNIYDTMDEVDEFKVRALSSMKETVTVLTDEVEKSKGYIARAEGQAQAQSKLASSEPSLLELEG, via the coding sequence ATGGCCAGCAACGAAACACAAACCGCCACAGCCACAGATTTCGATCTGACCCCGCCCGATCCGGTGCCGCAGGTCGCGCCCGAAAAGGCTGCAGGCTTGGTCCCTGTCACCGACGAGCAGAAGTCGAAACTGGCCACCAAAGTCGACGGGTTTGTAACCGACCTGATTGCGATCGATGCCAATTCGCCCGAATTCGGCCAGAAGGTCGACCAGATCACCAATATGGGCCGCAAGGAAATCATGGCTGCGGCGTCGCATTCCAACCGCTTCCTCGATCGACCGGTCCGCGCAATGGACCAGGACGAGGGCGTGGGCGCGAACCTGGCGGAACTGCGCACCGTGGTGGAAGAGCTCGACCCGTCCCGGCGCGGTAATCTGACCGGCCCGCGCAAGCTGCTGGGAATCATCCCCTTCGGAAGCAAGATCAAAAGCTATTTCCGCAGCTATCAGAGCGCGCAAACCCACATTCAGCAGATCCTTGGCAAGCTCTCCAACGGCAAGGACGAGCTGTTGATGGACAACGCCGCGATCGATGTGGAGCGGACCAAGCTGTGGGAAGCGATGGGCAATCTGGAGCAGATGATCCATATCTCGCAGACGCTGGACGAGCGGCTGGAAGAGAAAGCCAACGAGCTCGATGCGACCGATCCGGCCAAGGCCAAGGCGGTGCGCGAAACAGCACTGTTCTATGTCCGCCAGCGCACACAAGACCTGCTGACACAGATGGCGGTCAGCGTTCAGGGCTATCTCGCGCTCGATCTGGTCAAAAAGAACAATGTCGAACTGGTAAAAGGTGTCGACCGCGCCAGCACGACTACGGTCGGCGCTTTGCGGACGGCGGTGACCGTCAGCGAAGCGATGACCAACCAGCGCTTGGTGCTGCAACAGATCACTGCGCTGAACGAGACGACTGCCGGTATTATCGACGGCACCAGCACCATGTTGCGCGAGCAGACCGGCAAGATCCACGAGCAAGCCGCCAGCAGCACGATCCCGCTCGAAACGCTGCAACGTGCGTTCCAGAATATCTACGATACGATGGATGAAGTGGACGAATTCAAAGTGCGGGCGCTGTCCAGCATGAAGGAAACCGTCACCGTGCTGACCGACGAGGTCGAGAAGTCGAAAGGCTACATCGCACGCGCCGAGGGTCAGGCCCAGGCGCAGTCGAAACTGGCTTCGTCAGAACCGTCGCTGCTTGAGCTGGAAGGCTGA